One part of the Gemmatimonadaceae bacterium genome encodes these proteins:
- the nusB gene encoding transcription antitermination factor NusB, whose protein sequence is MPLTKADQRLRRRARARTLQALYAWDVAHEGAIAGVTQRMWDDMALGAGERAFATPLIRMVEAHGSRIDATLADLTTNWRLERVGAIERAALRLGAAELMYGGSDEREPTPPRVTIQETVLLTERFGSAESARFVNGVLDALARKLGRI, encoded by the coding sequence ATGCCGCTGACGAAGGCTGACCAACGGTTGCGGCGCCGCGCGCGCGCGCGGACGCTGCAGGCGCTCTACGCGTGGGACGTGGCGCACGAAGGCGCGATTGCCGGCGTGACGCAGCGCATGTGGGACGACATGGCCCTTGGCGCCGGCGAGCGCGCCTTCGCCACCCCGCTCATCCGCATGGTCGAAGCGCATGGTTCGCGCATCGATGCCACGCTCGCCGACCTCACCACCAACTGGCGCCTCGAGCGCGTGGGGGCCATCGAGCGCGCGGCGCTGCGCCTCGGGGCCGCGGAGCTGATGTACGGCGGGAGCGACGAGCGTGAGCCCACGCCGCCGCGCGTCACCATCCAGGAGACGGTGCTGCTGACGGAGCGCTTCGGGAGCGCCGAGAGTGCGCGCTTCGTGAACGGCGTCCTGGACGCGCTGGCGCGAAAGCTCGGGAGGATCTAG
- a CDS encoding bifunctional 3,4-dihydroxy-2-butanone-4-phosphate synthase/GTP cyclohydrolase II, protein MAFGTVQQAIEDLRNGKFVVVADDEDRENEGDLVCAAELVTPEMVNFMLKAKGMICVALPAERVSQLGLSMQARENTESMKTAFTVSIDGAPKYGVSTGISASDRAITIRLAADPTKGADDVRTPGHVHPLKARHGGVLQRVGHTEAAVDLCRLAGMQPAGVICEILNEDGLTMKRDELDAFSSAHGLTFITVADLVAHRLTNERLVHRAADARLPNDLGGDAWRIVGYRNDVDDREHVALVYGDVGNGENVLVRMHSKCLTGDVFHSRRCDCGWQLHKAMEMIAEEGKGVIVYLDQEGRGIGLINKLRAYELQDQGHDTVEANEKLGFKSDLRNYGVGAQILLDLGVKSIRVMTNNPMKLVGLKGYGLELVDRVRIAAPSNEENASYLETKRTKMGHLLNT, encoded by the coding sequence ATGGCATTCGGAACTGTACAGCAGGCGATCGAGGATCTCCGCAACGGCAAGTTCGTCGTCGTGGCGGACGATGAGGATCGGGAGAACGAGGGCGACCTGGTCTGCGCCGCGGAGCTGGTCACGCCCGAGATGGTCAATTTCATGCTCAAGGCCAAGGGGATGATCTGCGTTGCCCTCCCGGCCGAGCGTGTGTCGCAACTGGGTCTCTCGATGCAGGCCCGCGAGAACACCGAGTCGATGAAGACCGCGTTCACGGTCTCGATCGACGGCGCGCCGAAGTACGGCGTCTCCACGGGGATCTCGGCCTCCGATCGCGCCATCACCATTCGGCTCGCCGCCGATCCCACCAAGGGGGCCGACGACGTGCGAACCCCCGGGCACGTGCACCCGCTCAAGGCGCGGCATGGCGGGGTGCTGCAGCGGGTGGGGCACACCGAGGCGGCGGTCGACCTGTGCCGCCTGGCCGGGATGCAGCCCGCCGGGGTGATTTGCGAGATCCTCAACGAGGACGGGCTCACGATGAAGCGTGACGAGCTCGACGCCTTTTCCAGCGCGCACGGCCTCACCTTCATCACCGTTGCCGACCTGGTGGCGCACCGCCTCACGAACGAGCGGCTGGTGCATCGCGCCGCCGACGCCCGGCTGCCTAACGATCTTGGTGGCGATGCGTGGCGCATCGTGGGCTATCGCAACGACGTCGACGATCGCGAGCACGTGGCGCTGGTGTACGGCGACGTGGGGAACGGCGAGAACGTCCTCGTGCGCATGCACTCCAAGTGCCTTACCGGCGACGTCTTCCACTCGCGGCGCTGCGATTGCGGCTGGCAGTTGCACAAGGCGATGGAGATGATTGCCGAGGAGGGGAAGGGGGTCATCGTCTATCTCGACCAGGAAGGGCGCGGCATCGGCCTCATCAACAAGCTGCGCGCCTACGAGCTGCAGGATCAGGGACACGACACGGTCGAGGCCAACGAGAAGCTCGGCTTCAAGTCCGACCTGCGGAACTACGGCGTGGGGGCGCAGATCCTCCTCGACCTCGGGGTGAAGTCGATTCGCGTGATGACCAACAACCCGATGAAGCTGGTCGGGCTCAAGGGGTACGGCCTCGAGCTCGTGGACCGGGTGCGCATCGCGGCGCCGAGCAACGAGGAGAACGCCTCGTACCTCGAGACCAAGCGCACCAAGATGGGCCACCTCCTCAATACCTGA
- a CDS encoding glycosyltransferase family 4 protein produces MRLLLVNWQDRENPQAGGAEIHLHEIFGRLAARGHEVTLLCGGWPGSPPEAQLDGMRVVRVGTRYTFPFLARRAYRERFAAGAFDAIVEDINKVPLFTPRWGTTPVVGVVPHLFGGTAFQEVPAPLAAMVWLAERPIPVVYRGVPFQVISESTADDLVQRGIPRALIRVIYCGIDSVAYTPAAGTRSPSPLFVYLGRLKRYKRVDLIIQAFARLGDPRARLEIAGGGDSRGELERLAHSLDLGDRVRFLGRISEDEKLALMRRAWALAFTSPKEGWGITNLEAAACGTPVIASNSPGIRESVRDGETGYLVPHGDVEALKGAMARIVASPALVEVLGAAGRRFAEQFTWERSANETEAHLAGVLQPNGG; encoded by the coding sequence TTGCGCCTCCTGCTCGTGAACTGGCAGGATCGGGAGAACCCGCAGGCCGGGGGCGCCGAGATCCACCTGCACGAGATCTTTGGGCGCCTGGCGGCACGCGGGCATGAGGTGACGCTGCTCTGCGGCGGGTGGCCCGGCTCCCCACCGGAGGCACAGCTCGACGGGATGCGCGTCGTGCGCGTCGGGACGCGCTACACCTTTCCATTCCTGGCCCGGCGCGCCTACCGCGAGCGCTTCGCCGCGGGTGCGTTCGACGCGATCGTCGAGGACATCAACAAGGTCCCGCTCTTCACCCCGCGCTGGGGAACGACGCCAGTGGTCGGCGTGGTCCCGCACCTGTTTGGGGGGACGGCGTTCCAGGAGGTGCCAGCGCCACTGGCGGCGATGGTCTGGCTCGCCGAGCGCCCGATCCCCGTCGTCTATCGCGGCGTCCCGTTCCAGGTGATCAGCGAGAGCACCGCCGACGACCTGGTGCAGCGCGGGATCCCGCGCGCCCTGATCCGCGTGATCTACTGCGGGATCGATTCGGTGGCCTACACACCGGCGGCAGGGACGCGATCGCCGAGCCCCCTATTCGTGTACCTGGGGCGGCTCAAGCGGTATAAGCGAGTCGACCTCATCATTCAGGCATTCGCCCGACTCGGGGATCCCCGCGCACGGCTCGAGATTGCCGGGGGAGGGGATTCCCGCGGCGAGTTGGAACGGCTCGCGCATTCGCTTGACCTTGGCGATCGCGTGCGGTTTCTTGGGCGCATAAGCGAGGACGAGAAGCTGGCCCTCATGCGACGCGCGTGGGCGCTGGCGTTCACGTCTCCGAAGGAGGGGTGGGGGATCACCAACCTCGAGGCGGCCGCGTGCGGGACGCCGGTGATCGCGTCGAATTCGCCGGGGATCCGGGAGTCGGTCCGGGACGGCGAGACGGGTTACCTGGTCCCGCATGGAGACGTCGAGGCGTTGAAGGGGGCGATGGCGCGGATCGTGGCGTCGCCCGCCCTGGTCGAGGTGCTCGGAGCGGCGGGGCGCCGCTTCGCCGAACAGTTCACGTGGGAGCGCTCAGCGAACGAGACGGAGGCGCACCTCGCCGGTGTACTGCAGCCGAATGGAGGATAA
- a CDS encoding HPF/RaiA family ribosome-associated protein, whose protein sequence is MEVVYHAHNAVISDRMKERATRGLSKLSQRLDRAVDATVRFHQDGPTRRVEIRLNAPGQRDLVAEGSARYYGPALKIALAHLSTQVGHVKRKPKEKASRLVTA, encoded by the coding sequence GTGGAAGTCGTCTATCACGCGCATAACGCGGTCATCTCCGACCGCATGAAGGAGCGGGCCACGCGTGGCCTGTCCAAGTTGTCGCAACGCCTCGATCGCGCCGTCGATGCCACGGTGCGCTTCCACCAGGATGGCCCGACGCGCCGCGTCGAGATCCGGCTCAATGCGCCGGGACAGCGCGACCTGGTGGCCGAGGGCTCGGCCCGCTACTACGGACCGGCGCTGAAGATCGCGCTCGCCCACCTGTCGACCCAGGTGGGACACGTGAAGCGGAAGCCGAAGGAAAAGGCCAGCCGCCTCGTGACCGCCTGA
- the ribD gene encoding bifunctional diaminohydroxyphosphoribosylaminopyrimidine deaminase/5-amino-6-(5-phosphoribosylamino)uracil reductase RibD: protein MARRKTPPATAAGLADEARDGARDGARDGARDDTRFMRRALLLAARGWGQVSPNPLVGAVVVKDGAIVGEGHHAAFGRDHAEVVALGRAGTQARGSTVYVTLEPCNHHGKTPPCTEALIAAGVSRVVVAVRDPHPIASGGAERLRAAGLTVDIGTCAAEARELIAPFLHATASDRPFVTLKLAVSIDGALADHTRKTGWLTGPEARAEVHRWRAQHDAVGVGMGTVLADDPSLTVRDANAPRIPPVRVVFSRSGRLPVTSVLARTARDIPVVVLAHDPDPAYEATLNEMGVDVVPASSLGEALRALRARGVHSILIEGGARLAGSFLFDRLADRLMVFTAPVILGTGSLNAFVLAPAQRADGASRLRVIERTSFGDDVMTIYALDGAAGAPSPTPDAPNGGP from the coding sequence ATGGCCCGGCGCAAGACGCCCCCCGCCACCGCGGCGGGCCTTGCCGACGAGGCGCGCGACGGGGCGCGCGACGGGGCGCGCGACGGGGCGCGCGACGATACGCGCTTCATGCGACGCGCCCTGCTCCTCGCGGCGCGCGGATGGGGACAGGTCTCGCCCAATCCGCTGGTGGGGGCGGTGGTCGTGAAGGACGGGGCGATTGTCGGCGAAGGGCACCACGCGGCATTCGGGCGCGACCACGCCGAGGTGGTGGCGTTAGGCAGGGCGGGGACGCAGGCCCGCGGCAGCACGGTGTACGTCACGCTGGAACCGTGCAACCACCACGGGAAGACGCCGCCGTGCACCGAGGCGCTGATCGCCGCCGGCGTCTCGCGCGTGGTCGTCGCCGTGCGCGACCCGCACCCCATTGCATCTGGCGGCGCGGAACGGCTGCGCGCCGCGGGGCTCACGGTGGACATCGGGACCTGTGCCGCCGAGGCGCGCGAACTCATCGCCCCCTTCCTCCACGCCACCGCTTCCGACCGCCCGTTTGTCACGCTCAAGCTGGCCGTCTCCATCGACGGTGCGCTCGCCGATCACACCCGCAAGACCGGGTGGCTCACCGGCCCCGAGGCGCGCGCCGAGGTGCATCGGTGGCGCGCGCAACACGACGCCGTCGGCGTCGGCATGGGGACCGTCCTCGCTGACGATCCCTCGCTCACCGTGCGCGACGCCAACGCGCCGCGCATCCCGCCGGTGCGCGTCGTCTTCTCTCGTTCGGGGCGGCTCCCGGTCACCAGCGTCCTGGCGCGCACCGCGCGCGACATCCCGGTCGTCGTCCTGGCGCACGACCCCGACCCGGCCTACGAGGCGACGCTCAACGAGATGGGCGTGGATGTCGTCCCGGCGTCGTCGCTGGGCGAGGCGCTGCGTGCGCTGCGTGCGCGCGGCGTTCACTCCATCCTGATCGAGGGAGGGGCGCGCCTCGCCGGCTCGTTCCTCTTCGATCGCCTCGCCGATCGGCTCATGGTCTTCACGGCACCGGTAATCCTCGGCACTGGCTCGCTCAACGCCTTTGTTCTCGCCCCCGCGCAGCGCGCCGACGGAGCGTCGCGGCTGCGGGTAATCGAGCGTACTTCATTCGGCGACGACGTCATGACGATCTACGCGCTGGACGGCGCCGCCGGCGCCCCATCGCCCACCCCCGACGCCCCAAACGGAGGGCCGTGA
- a CDS encoding riboflavin synthase, producing the protein MFTGLVEDVGTIVGVETNEAGREFRIACRHDDLSLGESIACAGACLTVRDCGPGWFTVAAVTTTLGRTTIGEWGEGRRLNLERSLRAGDRLGGHIVQGHVDGVGEVVATVRSGDAWLIEIAVPAEIAELLVPHGSVCVDGVSLTVNEIPRPGILQVSIIEYTLRHTTLGELSVGDRVHLEGDVVGKFVRTLVRPYVSGGGGV; encoded by the coding sequence ATGTTCACCGGCCTGGTGGAAGACGTCGGCACGATTGTCGGCGTGGAGACAAACGAGGCGGGGCGCGAGTTCCGCATCGCCTGTCGACACGACGACCTGTCGCTGGGCGAGAGCATCGCGTGCGCGGGCGCCTGCCTCACGGTGCGCGACTGCGGTCCGGGATGGTTCACCGTAGCTGCCGTGACCACGACGCTGGGGCGCACCACGATCGGGGAGTGGGGAGAGGGGCGCCGGCTCAACCTCGAGCGCTCGCTGCGGGCCGGTGACAGGCTGGGAGGGCACATCGTGCAGGGGCACGTGGACGGCGTGGGAGAGGTCGTTGCGACGGTGCGGAGCGGCGACGCCTGGCTGATCGAGATCGCAGTCCCCGCGGAGATCGCGGAGCTCCTGGTGCCGCATGGCTCGGTCTGCGTGGACGGGGTGAGCCTGACGGTGAACGAGATCCCGCGCCCCGGGATTCTCCAGGTGTCGATCATCGAGTACACCCTTCGGCACACCACGCTGGGCGAGCTGTCGGTGGGCGATCGTGTCCACCTCGAGGGCGATGTGGTCGGGAAGTTCGTGCGCACACTCGTGCGCCCGTACGTCTCGGGCGGGGGAGGCGTGTAG
- a CDS encoding PTS sugar transporter subunit IIC, which yields MNPVEIGAIALLGAVFGLDVVSFPQAMLSRPLVAATLTGAFLGAPEAGLLLGATLECFALESLPFGASRYPEWGSSSAVGGALVSLPVAKGAGALMIAVVVTLCWAWLGGWSMVQLRRLNARWARQRHEAVARGSRRTVIGLQLYGMSADLLRGALMTASGIAIGAPLMQLAIPRWQVPETLTRSVLMVLAGIVAASATHKVFHIVPGARWYMLGGLTLGMALLVVLS from the coding sequence ATGAACCCCGTGGAGATCGGCGCGATCGCCCTCCTCGGCGCCGTGTTCGGGCTCGACGTCGTCTCCTTTCCGCAGGCGATGCTCTCGCGCCCGCTGGTGGCGGCGACGCTCACCGGGGCCTTTCTCGGGGCTCCGGAGGCGGGGCTCCTTCTTGGGGCGACGCTGGAGTGTTTTGCCCTGGAGTCGCTCCCGTTCGGTGCGTCGCGCTACCCGGAGTGGGGATCGTCGTCGGCCGTGGGCGGGGCGCTGGTCTCGCTCCCCGTGGCAAAGGGGGCAGGCGCACTGATGATCGCGGTGGTGGTGACGTTGTGCTGGGCCTGGCTGGGGGGGTGGTCCATGGTCCAGCTGCGACGCCTGAATGCGCGCTGGGCGCGGCAGCGGCACGAGGCGGTTGCCCGCGGCTCGCGGCGTACCGTGATCGGGTTGCAGCTGTACGGGATGAGCGCCGACCTGCTGCGCGGCGCGCTGATGACGGCGAGCGGGATCGCCATCGGGGCGCCGCTGATGCAGCTCGCCATCCCCCGCTGGCAGGTGCCGGAGACGCTGACGCGCAGCGTGCTGATGGTGCTGGCGGGGATCGTGGCCGCGTCGGCCACGCACAAGGTCTTCCACATCGTTCCCGGGGCACGCTGGTACATGCTGGGCGGATTGACGTTAGGCATGGCGCTCCTCGTGGTGCTGTCATGA
- a CDS encoding 6,7-dimethyl-8-ribityllumazine synthase, translating to MPEYTGASEGAHRRIAVVVSRFNETITQRLVEGALDALTRHGVAFDDVDVFWVPGAWELPFAARRVLASDRYDACVALGAVIRGDTPHFDIVANESARGLMQASAELDVPVANGVLTCDTMEQAEARAGGAHGNKGWDAAMAALEMADLFGRLDAADEG from the coding sequence ATGCCCGAATACACAGGTGCGAGCGAGGGGGCGCATCGACGAATCGCCGTCGTCGTCTCGCGCTTCAACGAGACCATCACGCAGCGGCTGGTGGAGGGGGCGCTGGACGCGCTCACTCGGCACGGGGTTGCCTTCGACGACGTCGATGTCTTCTGGGTCCCCGGGGCGTGGGAGCTGCCGTTCGCGGCGCGGCGCGTCCTGGCCAGCGATCGCTACGACGCCTGCGTGGCGTTAGGCGCGGTGATCCGCGGCGATACGCCGCACTTCGACATCGTGGCCAACGAGAGCGCGCGCGGGCTGATGCAGGCCAGCGCGGAGCTGGACGTTCCCGTCGCGAATGGCGTACTCACCTGCGACACGATGGAGCAGGCCGAGGCGCGAGCTGGCGGGGCACACGGCAACAAGGGATGGGACGCGGCGATGGCGGCGCTGGAGATGGCGGACCTCTTCGGGCGACTCGATGCCGCTGACGAAGGCTGA
- a CDS encoding PTS sugar transporter subunit IIB → MALELYRIDDRLIHGQVVVGWGQPLDLRFIVLVDEEVAASDWEQELYRMGVPPEMDVYFESLADAAARLAEHQADPRAGLLLTGDIETMARLVEATRAIPSVNLGGIHHKTGRVQRLRYVFLSPAEEAALRELSRSGVEVTAQDVPAARPLPLDEVLAGEGNR, encoded by the coding sequence GTGGCGCTTGAGCTCTATCGCATCGACGATCGCCTGATCCACGGGCAAGTCGTGGTCGGGTGGGGACAGCCGCTCGACCTGCGATTCATCGTGCTCGTGGACGAGGAAGTCGCGGCCAGTGATTGGGAGCAGGAGCTGTACCGCATGGGGGTCCCGCCGGAGATGGACGTCTACTTCGAATCGTTGGCCGACGCGGCGGCGCGACTCGCCGAGCACCAGGCCGACCCGCGAGCGGGATTGCTCCTGACGGGGGACATCGAGACCATGGCGCGCCTGGTGGAGGCGACGCGCGCGATTCCGTCGGTGAACCTGGGCGGGATCCACCACAAGACGGGGCGCGTGCAGCGCCTGCGCTACGTCTTTCTCTCCCCGGCAGAGGAGGCGGCGCTGCGCGAACTGTCGCGCAGCGGCGTCGAGGTCACGGCGCAGGACGTACCGGCCGCGCGCCCCCTCCCGCTGGACGAGGTCCTGGCCGGTGAGGGGAACCGATGA
- the hprK gene encoding HPr(Ser) kinase/phosphatase: MNRTVSVGRLFERLKDPLELEQLGGAFGHERDIVNSDFSSPGLAIAGFVARFMHERPQVFGETEMTYLASLAEADRARQLQLFFSFPIPCVFVTKALDVVEPLLAIAVAAGVPVFRSPLKTNEFYRRVKPLVEDMFAPTSTLHGSLADVYGVGLLFTGASGIGKSECVLDLVERGHRLVADDVVIARRRGNDILIGSGHHLQRHFMEIRGVGLIDVPSVFGIRSVRQQKRIEVVVQLMEWTEDAVVERTGLEGELTTILGVELPLITVYLNPGKNITVIAEVIAMNHLLRYAGINPAEAFNQRLMGHMQQKSADLRRYLIQDDE, translated from the coding sequence GTGAATCGCACCGTCAGCGTCGGGCGCCTGTTCGAGCGCCTCAAGGACCCGCTCGAGCTGGAACAGCTCGGCGGGGCCTTCGGGCATGAGCGCGACATCGTCAATTCCGACTTCTCGAGCCCCGGGCTTGCCATTGCCGGCTTCGTTGCGCGCTTCATGCACGAGCGGCCGCAGGTGTTTGGCGAGACGGAGATGACGTACCTCGCCTCGCTCGCCGAGGCGGACCGTGCGCGCCAGCTGCAACTCTTCTTCTCGTTTCCCATCCCCTGCGTCTTCGTGACCAAGGCGCTGGACGTGGTGGAGCCGCTGCTGGCCATTGCCGTCGCCGCGGGGGTCCCGGTCTTTCGCTCACCGCTCAAGACCAACGAGTTCTACCGGCGCGTGAAGCCGCTGGTGGAGGACATGTTCGCGCCGACGTCGACATTGCACGGGTCGCTGGCCGACGTGTACGGCGTGGGGCTCCTCTTCACGGGAGCGAGCGGTATCGGGAAGTCGGAGTGCGTGCTCGACCTCGTGGAGCGCGGGCACCGGCTGGTGGCCGACGACGTCGTCATTGCCAGGCGGCGCGGCAACGACATCCTCATCGGGAGCGGGCATCACCTGCAGCGGCACTTCATGGAGATCCGCGGCGTGGGGTTGATCGACGTGCCCAGCGTCTTCGGTATCAGGTCGGTGCGCCAACAGAAGCGCATCGAGGTCGTGGTGCAGCTCATGGAGTGGACCGAGGATGCGGTGGTGGAGCGCACGGGACTGGAAGGGGAGCTGACGACCATCCTTGGCGTCGAGCTGCCGCTCATCACGGTCTACCTCAATCCCGGGAAGAACATCACCGTGATTGCGGAGGTGATTGCCATGAACCATCTGCTGCGCTACGCCGGGATCAACCCGGCCGAAGCGTTCAACCAGCGCCTGATGGGGCACATGCAGCAGAAGTCCGCCGACCTGCGGCGCTACCTGATCCAGGACGATGAGTAG
- a CDS encoding HPr family phosphocarrier protein, with protein sequence MVERSVEIVNKNGIHARPAAEIVKTAGRFKSHITLSREDLEVNGKSIMGVMMLAAECGSLVQLRADGPDALEAVEALAILIADKFGER encoded by the coding sequence ATGGTCGAACGCTCCGTCGAGATCGTCAACAAGAACGGGATCCACGCGCGACCGGCGGCCGAGATCGTCAAGACGGCCGGCCGGTTCAAGAGCCACATCACCCTCTCGCGCGAGGACCTCGAGGTGAACGGCAAGAGCATCATGGGCGTCATGATGCTCGCCGCGGAGTGCGGCTCGCTGGTGCAACTCCGCGCCGACGGCCCGGACGCGCTGGAAGCCGTCGAGGCGCTGGCGATCCTCATCGCCGACAAGTTCGGCGAGCGCTGA
- a CDS encoding PTS system mannose/fructose/sorbose family transporter subunit IID yields the protein MSASPAVALPLGTRSAILLRMLAIQGAWNYETLVGNGIGFCVEPALRRLPGGMGGEPYRAALARQSQYFNAHPYLAAVAVGALARAELEGVDPGKIERFRTAMCGPLGSVGDRLVWASWLPLCALMALVAFAFGLGPVGTVLVFLVSYNIGHVALRVWGINVGWREGLRVAGALGHPVLRYGPLHLARAGALVAGVALPLVVHRLVGGGRLVQGEILAAVLVGGFVVTRFQGRVEAWKWSLGVLAIFALYSVLR from the coding sequence ATGAGCGCGTCGCCGGCGGTCGCGCTTCCGCTGGGCACGCGCTCGGCCATCCTCCTGCGCATGCTGGCCATCCAGGGGGCGTGGAACTACGAGACGCTGGTGGGGAACGGGATCGGCTTCTGCGTCGAGCCGGCGCTGCGCCGCCTCCCGGGAGGGATGGGGGGGGAACCCTATCGCGCGGCGCTGGCGCGCCAGAGCCAGTACTTCAACGCCCACCCCTACCTGGCGGCGGTGGCCGTCGGCGCACTGGCGCGGGCCGAACTCGAGGGCGTCGATCCGGGAAAGATCGAGCGCTTCCGGACGGCGATGTGCGGGCCGCTGGGGAGCGTGGGCGATCGCCTGGTGTGGGCGTCCTGGCTCCCGTTGTGCGCGCTGATGGCGCTCGTGGCCTTTGCGTTTGGCCTGGGACCGGTGGGCACGGTGCTCGTCTTTCTGGTATCCTACAACATCGGACATGTCGCCCTCCGCGTGTGGGGGATCAACGTCGGGTGGCGGGAGGGGCTGCGGGTGGCCGGGGCGCTGGGGCACCCGGTCCTGCGCTACGGCCCGTTGCATCTGGCGAGGGCGGGCGCCCTCGTCGCGGGCGTGGCGCTCCCTCTCGTGGTCCATCGCCTCGTGGGCGGCGGACGGCTGGTCCAGGGGGAGATCCTCGCGGCGGTGCTGGTGGGAGGATTCGTCGTCACCCGGTTCCAGGGCCGCGTCGAAGCCTGGAAGTGGTCGTTAGGCGTGCTCGCGATCTTCGCCCTCTACTCGGTGCTCCGCTGA
- the ptsP gene encoding phosphoenolpyruvate--protein phosphotransferase has protein sequence MDRAIVGVSASPGIVLGPVHLLRWEVPDVPHLIIPDDDVDQEIARFRSAVEKAKDRLRAVRDRAERHAGPEEAAIFEVQIQILEDGELASRVSSYIRQNLGAEKAFDLVLLEWRQQFARSSSALMRERVGDLTDVHIRVLSFLLGLPDHDPVDVPKGANAILVTHDLTPSLTVQLDREAIAGIATESGTRTSHVAILARSLGLPAVVGLRDAVSRLRGDEYVVLDGSSGILVVNPSAAEIDTFRNRALAEAQTEAELLKGAELDAITTDGVRVTIRANVDLPDEAEQAAHSGAEGVGLMRTEFLVVGRAAMPDEEEQYRAYTRVVEAFGGRPVVIRTFDVGGDKLPIGGFPAEPNPFLGWRAIRMCLDQPELFKVQLRALLRAAMHGDVRIMLPLVVSIEEVRDARRLLDESAEELERRGVPFKRGVPLGIMVETPAAVIGADAFVEDVAFFSIGTNDLVQYTLAVDRGNANLAGRFTPLHPSVLRLVKRTVEVGAAHGLDVSVCGEMASQPLMAFALIGLGLRTLSVNPRAVPLVKRIVRGLSISFATEAVSAALQSRSAAEAERQLKYRLLAAFGDAAFLRDNVL, from the coding sequence ATGGACCGCGCCATCGTCGGCGTCTCCGCCTCGCCCGGAATCGTCCTCGGACCCGTCCACCTGCTGCGGTGGGAAGTCCCTGACGTGCCGCACCTCATCATCCCGGACGACGACGTCGACCAGGAGATTGCGCGCTTCCGCAGCGCCGTCGAGAAGGCCAAGGATCGACTCCGCGCCGTGCGCGACCGCGCCGAGCGCCACGCGGGGCCGGAAGAAGCCGCGATCTTCGAGGTGCAGATCCAGATCCTCGAGGACGGCGAGCTGGCGTCGCGCGTGTCGTCCTACATTCGGCAGAACCTCGGCGCCGAGAAGGCGTTCGACCTCGTCCTGCTGGAATGGCGACAGCAGTTCGCGCGCTCCTCGTCGGCCCTCATGCGCGAGCGCGTGGGCGACCTCACCGACGTGCACATTCGCGTCCTCTCGTTCCTGCTGGGCCTCCCCGACCACGACCCGGTGGACGTGCCCAAGGGAGCCAACGCGATCCTCGTCACGCACGACCTCACGCCGAGCCTCACGGTGCAGCTCGATCGCGAGGCCATTGCCGGGATCGCGACGGAGTCGGGCACGCGCACCTCGCACGTCGCCATCCTCGCCCGCTCGTTAGGGTTGCCGGCGGTGGTCGGGCTGCGCGATGCGGTGTCGCGCCTGCGCGGTGACGAGTACGTGGTGCTCGATGGCTCGAGCGGCATCCTCGTCGTGAATCCCAGCGCGGCGGAGATCGACACCTTCCGCAATCGCGCCCTGGCCGAGGCGCAGACCGAGGCTGAACTCCTCAAGGGGGCGGAGCTCGACGCCATCACGACCGATGGCGTGCGCGTCACCATCCGCGCCAACGTCGACCTTCCCGACGAAGCCGAACAGGCGGCGCACAGCGGGGCCGAAGGCGTGGGGCTCATGCGCACCGAGTTCCTCGTCGTGGGGCGCGCCGCGATGCCTGACGAGGAGGAGCAGTACCGGGCCTACACGCGCGTGGTGGAGGCGTTCGGCGGACGCCCCGTCGTCATCCGCACCTTCGACGTCGGCGGCGACAAGCTCCCCATCGGCGGCTTCCCGGCGGAACCCAATCCGTTTCTCGGCTGGCGCGCCATCCGCATGTGCCTGGACCAGCCGGAGCTGTTCAAGGTGCAGCTGCGGGCGCTGCTGCGCGCCGCGATGCACGGTGACGTGCGCATCATGCTCCCGCTTGTGGTCTCGATCGAGGAGGTGCGCGACGCGCGGCGCCTCCTGGACGAGAGCGCGGAGGAACTCGAGCGCCGCGGCGTCCCGTTCAAGCGCGGTGTCCCGCTGGGAATCATGGTCGAGACCCCGGCCGCCGTCATCGGCGCCGACGCCTTTGTCGAGGACGTGGCCTTCTTCTCGATCGGGACCAACGACCTGGTGCAGTACACGCTGGCCGTCGACCGCGGCAACGCCAACCTTGCCGGGCGTTTCACCCCGTTGCACCCGTCGGTGCTGCGGCTGGTCAAGCGCACCGTCGAGGTGGGGGCCGCGCACGGGCTCGATGTGTCGGTGTGCGGGGAGATGGCCTCGCAGCCATTGATGGCCTTTGCCCTCATCGGGCTCGGGTTGCGCACGCTGAGCGTGAACCCTCGCGCCGTCCCCCTCGTCAAGCGGATCGTCCGTGGGCTGAGCATCTCCTTCGCCACGGAGGCGGTGTCGGCCGCGCTCCAGTCGCGCTCCGCCGCGGAGGCCGAGCGGCAGCTGAAGTACCGCCTTCTGGCGGCGTTCGGCGACGCAGCCTTCCTTCGCGACAACGTCCTGTAG